In Curtobacterium sp. TC1, the following proteins share a genomic window:
- a CDS encoding cytidylyltransferase domain-containing protein, whose protein sequence is MHSSPTVLAVVPARAGSKGIPGKNLRTVAGRSLVRRAVESARSAALIDAVIVTTDGDAIAAEARAAGADVVRRPADLAGDEASSESALLHVLDELEAAGTGLPEVLVFLQATSPFIDPDDLDTAIRRVSEGHADVVFAAAPSHAFLWRVAADGSAVAVNHDAATRPRRQDRAAEYRETGASYVMRTDGFRQHRHRFHGRVELIAVDPAGAIDIDDETDLMAAEARSEVAADATAGAVAPQTPDHDPSPTRAAPALNGAP, encoded by the coding sequence ATGCACTCCTCTCCCACCGTCCTCGCCGTCGTCCCCGCGCGCGCCGGCTCGAAGGGCATCCCGGGCAAGAACCTGCGGACGGTCGCCGGCCGGTCGCTCGTCCGCCGGGCCGTGGAGTCGGCGCGGAGCGCGGCACTGATCGACGCCGTGATCGTCACGACCGACGGCGACGCCATCGCGGCGGAGGCACGAGCAGCCGGTGCCGACGTGGTCCGACGGCCGGCCGACCTCGCGGGCGACGAGGCGTCGTCGGAGTCCGCGCTGCTCCACGTGCTCGACGAACTCGAGGCCGCGGGCACCGGGCTGCCCGAGGTCCTGGTGTTCCTGCAGGCGACCTCGCCGTTCATCGACCCGGACGACCTCGACACCGCGATCCGGCGCGTCTCGGAGGGGCACGCCGACGTCGTGTTCGCCGCGGCGCCGTCGCACGCGTTCCTGTGGCGCGTCGCCGCGGACGGTTCCGCCGTCGCCGTGAACCACGACGCCGCCACCCGTCCGCGTCGCCAGGACCGCGCGGCCGAGTACCGCGAGACCGGCGCCTCGTACGTCATGCGGACCGATGGCTTCCGGCAGCACCGGCACCGCTTCCACGGCCGCGTCGAACTCATCGCCGTCGACCCCGCCGGCGCGATCGACATCGACGACGAGACGGACCTGATGGCGGCCGAAGCCAGGTCCGAAGTCGCGGCCGACGCCACGGCCGGCGCCGTCGCTCCCCAGACCCCGGACCACGACCCATCCCCGACGCGGGCAGCCCCCGCACTGAACGGAGCACCATGA
- a CDS encoding DUF6716 putative glycosyltransferase, with protein MSGAHVRGAHVSGAHVRGPVDGTRALDAPADGGAPSSGREARLPSDASPRVRRVVGLVDTDSFAKWGAHLLATAPADWDLELRTVATPRSASPEQLRSAFRGLDRRLAHLRHDPPAPKDVDAVVEELRVDPPDAVLVSLIGPVAELVIDEVHRRIPDRPVLVSGLPGISFPAKWKGIFFRARADLFVLHSHREVRAYDEMAREGGVQPHFALATLPFARSATASATTGASATTGASATTGASATTGASAPVRDSVVFAAQPSVPLERADRALVVQWLVATARQHPEWRVVIKTRAAAGEHQTHREEHPYPDLVPADAPANLVVESGPMAEHLDRAVALVTISSTAVLEAAARGVPALTLTDFGIGRHLINEVFVSSGLEGDSVDLVDGRFGTVRPSWMRDNYFHPTSEDDWQQRLTELMARRDAGALVDREPARRSRGGVLRRAWERKNALGGADRSTLGWLALAIGAPIRTVKRLARKARALVDPPEPVVVAAPTSQRAAGAGRVAGAGGTVGAGSERLGDRQQELVSGGDPG; from the coding sequence GTGAGCGGAGCGCACGTGCGCGGCGCACACGTGAGCGGTGCACACGTGCGCGGCCCGGTCGACGGGACCCGCGCCCTGGACGCGCCGGCTGACGGGGGTGCGCCGAGCAGCGGACGGGAGGCGCGCCTCCCGTCCGACGCGTCACCACGCGTCCGACGCGTGGTCGGCCTGGTCGACACCGATTCGTTCGCGAAGTGGGGTGCGCACCTGCTGGCGACGGCCCCGGCCGACTGGGACCTGGAGCTGCGCACCGTGGCGACCCCGCGGTCTGCGAGTCCGGAACAGCTGCGGTCGGCGTTCCGCGGACTGGACCGGCGGCTCGCCCACCTGCGCCACGATCCGCCGGCACCGAAGGACGTCGACGCCGTCGTCGAGGAGCTCCGCGTCGACCCGCCGGACGCCGTCCTCGTGTCGTTGATCGGCCCCGTGGCCGAACTCGTCATCGACGAGGTGCACCGGCGGATCCCGGACCGGCCGGTGCTGGTGTCGGGACTGCCGGGGATCTCGTTCCCGGCGAAGTGGAAGGGCATCTTCTTCCGCGCCCGAGCCGACTTGTTCGTGCTGCACAGCCACCGCGAGGTCCGGGCGTACGACGAGATGGCGCGCGAGGGCGGGGTGCAGCCGCACTTCGCGCTCGCCACGCTGCCCTTCGCGCGGAGCGCGACCGCCAGCGCGACCACCGGCGCCAGCGCGACCACCGGCGCCAGCGCGACCACCGGCGCCAGCGCGACCACCGGCGCGAGCGCGCCCGTCCGTGACTCCGTCGTCTTCGCCGCCCAGCCGAGTGTCCCGCTGGAGCGCGCCGACCGGGCCCTCGTGGTGCAGTGGCTCGTCGCGACCGCGCGGCAGCACCCGGAGTGGCGCGTCGTGATCAAGACCCGCGCGGCCGCCGGCGAACACCAGACGCACCGCGAGGAACACCCCTACCCCGACCTCGTGCCGGCCGACGCCCCGGCGAACCTGGTGGTCGAGAGTGGGCCGATGGCCGAGCACCTCGACCGTGCGGTGGCCCTCGTGACGATCAGCTCGACGGCGGTGCTCGAAGCGGCTGCCCGTGGTGTGCCCGCGCTGACCCTGACGGACTTCGGCATCGGACGGCACCTGATCAACGAGGTGTTCGTGTCGAGCGGCCTCGAGGGCGACTCGGTCGACCTGGTGGACGGCCGGTTCGGCACGGTCCGACCGAGCTGGATGCGGGACAACTACTTCCACCCGACCTCGGAGGACGACTGGCAGCAGCGGCTGACCGAGCTCATGGCACGGCGGGACGCCGGGGCGCTCGTGGACCGCGAACCCGCACGCCGCAGCCGGGGCGGCGTGCTGCGCCGGGCCTGGGAGCGGAAGAACGCCCTCGGCGGTGCGGACCGCTCGACGCTCGGCTGGCTCGCACTCGCGATCGGGGCCCCGATCCGCACGGTGAAGCGGCTGGCCCGGAAGGCGAGGGCGCTGGTCGACCCGCCGGAGCCGGTCGTGGTGGCGGCGCCGACGTCGCAGCGCGCGGCGGGCGCGGGCCGCGTGGCGGGCGCTGGCGGCACGGTGGGCGCCGGGTCAGAGCGCCTTGGCGATCGCCAGCAGGAGCTGGTCTCGGGTGGGGACCCCGGGTGA
- the msrA gene encoding peptide-methionine (S)-S-oxide reductase MsrA produces MTTFVLAGGCFWCLDAVYRTLQGVQDVESGYIGGRVENPSYELVCTGSTGHAEAVAVTFDETVIPADVILDVFFTLHDPRQLNRQGADVGTQYRSAMFPADDAQRVLFEQAIARASEIWDGGIVTTIEPLTTFYPAEEYHQDFFAKNPGQGYCLAVALPKVNKVRKAYSQYILAS; encoded by the coding sequence ATGACCACGTTCGTGCTCGCAGGTGGATGTTTCTGGTGTCTCGACGCCGTGTACCGCACGCTCCAGGGGGTGCAGGACGTGGAGTCCGGCTACATCGGCGGTCGGGTGGAGAACCCCTCGTACGAGCTGGTGTGCACCGGGTCGACCGGTCACGCCGAGGCCGTCGCGGTCACGTTCGACGAAACGGTGATCCCGGCCGACGTCATCCTCGACGTCTTCTTCACGCTGCACGACCCGCGGCAGCTGAACCGGCAGGGCGCCGACGTCGGCACGCAGTACCGGTCGGCGATGTTCCCGGCGGACGACGCGCAGCGCGTGCTGTTCGAGCAGGCGATCGCGCGCGCATCCGAGATCTGGGACGGCGGCATCGTCACCACGATCGAACCGCTCACGACGTTCTACCCGGCGGAGGAGTACCACCAGGACTTCTTCGCGAAGAACCCCGGCCAGGGCTACTGCCTCGCAGTCGCGCTGCCCAAGGTGAACAAGGTCCGCAAGGCCTACAGTCAGTACATCCTGGCGTCCTGA
- a CDS encoding MFS transporter: MNAHAPAGQSGSILKQSSAVWAIAFACVVAFMGIGLVDPILPAIAASLKATPAQTELLFTSYLAVTGVAMFFTSWVSSRIGAKRTLLIGLALIVVFSVLAATSNSVWSIIDFRAGWGLGNALFISTALATIVGAASGGTDSAIILYEAALGLGIAVGPLVGGLLGSVSWRGPFFGVTTLMAVAFIAIVALLKTGRLEKPTPTKLSAPFRALGRPALAALAATALFYNIGFFVLLAYTPFPLGFGALGIGFTFFGWGLGLAITSVWVAPMLTARLRRTTVLKIALPLLALDLFAAAVVVDSQVGLIICVIVGGLVLGVLNTVLTECVMEATDLPRSVASSAYSAVRFIGGAIAPPVATLLADAFAPSAAYVFAGTSVAVAFVVVLCTTKVLRRVDDGAEPERVEVEAIGAGEMS, translated from the coding sequence GTGAACGCCCACGCACCTGCCGGCCAGTCCGGCTCCATCCTCAAGCAGTCGTCGGCGGTCTGGGCGATCGCGTTCGCCTGCGTCGTCGCCTTCATGGGCATCGGTCTCGTCGACCCGATCCTCCCCGCGATCGCTGCGTCGCTCAAGGCGACCCCGGCGCAGACCGAACTGCTGTTCACGAGCTACCTGGCGGTCACCGGCGTCGCGATGTTCTTCACCAGCTGGGTCTCGAGCCGCATCGGTGCGAAGCGCACCCTGCTCATCGGTCTGGCGCTCATCGTCGTGTTCTCGGTCCTCGCCGCCACGTCGAACAGCGTGTGGAGCATCATCGACTTCCGCGCCGGCTGGGGCCTCGGCAACGCACTCTTCATCTCCACCGCGCTGGCCACCATCGTCGGTGCGGCATCAGGCGGCACCGACTCGGCGATCATCCTCTACGAGGCAGCACTCGGTCTCGGCATCGCCGTCGGTCCGCTCGTCGGCGGCCTGCTCGGATCGGTCAGCTGGCGCGGTCCGTTCTTCGGCGTCACCACCCTGATGGCCGTCGCGTTCATCGCCATCGTCGCCCTGCTGAAGACCGGCCGCCTCGAGAAGCCCACCCCGACGAAGCTCTCGGCACCGTTCCGTGCCCTCGGCCGTCCCGCGCTCGCCGCACTCGCCGCGACCGCGCTGTTCTACAACATCGGCTTCTTCGTCCTGCTCGCCTACACGCCCTTCCCGCTCGGCTTCGGCGCGCTCGGCATCGGCTTCACGTTCTTCGGCTGGGGGCTCGGTCTCGCGATCACGTCCGTCTGGGTCGCGCCGATGCTCACCGCCCGTCTCCGCCGGACGACCGTGCTGAAGATCGCGTTGCCCTTGCTGGCGCTCGACCTGTTCGCCGCGGCCGTCGTCGTGGACTCGCAGGTCGGCCTCATCATCTGCGTCATCGTGGGCGGACTCGTCCTCGGTGTCCTGAACACGGTGCTCACCGAGTGCGTGATGGAGGCCACGGACCTGCCCCGATCGGTCGCCTCGAGCGCCTACTCCGCCGTCCGCTTCATCGGCGGAGCCATCGCCCCGCCGGTCGCGACCCTGCTCGCCGACGCGTTCGCTCCCTCGGCCGCGTACGTGTTCGCCGGAACGTCGGTCGCCGTCGCGTTCGTCGTCGTCCTCTGCACCACGAAGGTCCTGCGCCGCGTGGACGACGGTGCCGAGCCGGAGCGCGTCGAGGTCGAGGCCATCGGCGCCGGAGAGATGTCCTAG
- a CDS encoding MarR family winged helix-turn-helix transcriptional regulator: protein METTRAQTIETLLVSVNRLIRSAVQSTGNTTSAAVWRTLGILESDEPLRLGELAVASRVAQPTMTRLVTGMLADGLVSRSVDPDDSRGQLIEITDAGRARLTAWRATLTDTVGPLFADLTDDDWDVLHHAAVLIAQRTNTTTPATSSTGTAPTRTETTA, encoded by the coding sequence ATGGAAACAACGCGTGCGCAGACGATCGAGACGCTCCTCGTCTCCGTCAACCGCCTGATCCGCAGCGCCGTGCAGTCGACGGGCAACACCACGTCGGCCGCGGTCTGGCGCACGCTCGGCATCCTCGAGTCCGACGAGCCGCTCCGACTGGGTGAACTCGCGGTCGCCTCGCGCGTGGCGCAGCCCACGATGACCCGGCTCGTCACCGGCATGCTCGCCGACGGCCTGGTCTCGCGCAGCGTCGACCCCGACGACTCCCGCGGGCAGCTCATCGAGATCACCGACGCAGGCCGCGCACGACTCACCGCCTGGCGCGCCACGCTCACCGACACGGTCGGCCCGCTGTTCGCCGACCTCACCGACGACGACTGGGACGTCCTGCACCACGCGGCCGTCCTGATCGCACAGCGCACGAACACCACCACCCCCGCGACGTCGTCCACCGGGACGGCACCGACCAGAACGGAGACCACCGCGTGA
- a CDS encoding single-stranded DNA-binding protein, with protein sequence MNDIITVCGIVATEPRHLVTETGIAITSLRLASPSRRWDRASAAWVNGATNWYTVTAFRSLASNVFKSLKKGDRIVVSGRVRIRTWERDGRGGTSVEIDADGIGHDLAWGISNWVRVPRQVNDTTSGHGGVRGVDPRTGEVHGGGLVAAPALDGPRHEHDTEHEAGADREDEDGVDPGADQGNDSGIDHGLDDADPVGPSERMLEQDGAAFDPESPDDDGPLARVAA encoded by the coding sequence ATGAACGACATCATCACCGTCTGCGGAATCGTCGCCACGGAACCCCGTCACCTCGTCACCGAGACCGGCATCGCCATCACGAGCCTGCGCCTCGCCTCACCGTCACGCCGATGGGACCGGGCCAGCGCCGCCTGGGTCAACGGTGCGACCAACTGGTACACCGTCACCGCGTTCCGCTCCCTCGCGTCGAACGTGTTCAAGTCCCTGAAGAAGGGCGACCGCATCGTCGTGTCCGGCCGTGTCCGGATCCGCACCTGGGAGCGCGACGGTCGCGGTGGCACGTCCGTCGAGATCGACGCCGACGGCATCGGGCACGACCTGGCCTGGGGCATCAGCAACTGGGTCCGGGTGCCGCGGCAGGTGAACGACACGACGTCCGGGCACGGCGGGGTGCGGGGCGTCGACCCCCGGACCGGCGAGGTGCACGGCGGCGGCCTGGTCGCTGCTCCGGCGCTCGACGGCCCGCGGCACGAGCACGACACCGAGCACGAGGCCGGTGCCGACCGCGAGGACGAGGACGGGGTCGACCCAGGGGCCGACCAGGGGAACGACTCCGGGATCGACCACGGACTCGACGACGCCGACCCGGTCGGGCCGTCGGAGCGCATGCTCGAACAGGACGGTGCCGCGTTCGACCCCGAGTCACCGGACGACGACGGTCCCCTCGCCAGGGTCGCGGCGTGA
- a CDS encoding metallopeptidase family protein, whose translation MEMSADDFEQLVTAELDLLPDEMVDGLDNVVFVVEDEPEGGEELFGVYDGIAATERGQYGFGELPDRIVVFRKQHLAECDTLEELKDEVHTTLVHEIGHFYGIDDERLHELGWA comes from the coding sequence ATGGAGATGTCCGCCGACGACTTCGAGCAGCTCGTGACCGCCGAACTCGACCTCCTGCCCGACGAGATGGTCGACGGGCTCGACAACGTGGTGTTCGTCGTCGAGGACGAACCGGAGGGAGGCGAAGAGCTGTTCGGCGTGTACGACGGCATCGCGGCGACCGAGCGCGGGCAGTACGGCTTCGGCGAGCTGCCCGACCGGATCGTGGTGTTCCGCAAGCAGCACCTGGCCGAGTGCGACACCCTCGAGGAACTCAAGGACGAAGTGCACACCACGCTCGTCCACGAGATCGGGCACTTCTACGGCATCGACGACGAGCGCCTGCACGAGCTCGGCTGGGCGTAG
- a CDS encoding oligoribonuclease, with translation MSDITIHEGDEYTAIFHGGPFDGTTDTRTATSDALDDEVTVFADVEGLQTAFTYRATKSRQVLDQISVEFTYEPGESDPVDDLADRGDRSGEFDRE, from the coding sequence ATGAGCGACATCACCATCCACGAAGGCGACGAGTACACCGCGATCTTCCACGGCGGCCCCTTCGACGGCACGACCGACACCCGCACCGCGACGAGCGACGCGCTGGACGACGAGGTCACGGTGTTCGCCGACGTCGAGGGCCTGCAGACGGCCTTCACGTACCGTGCGACCAAGTCGCGGCAGGTCCTCGACCAGATCTCCGTCGAGTTCACCTACGAGCCGGGTGAGTCCGACCCGGTGGACGACCTGGCCGATCGCGGCGACCGCAGCGGCGAGTTCGACCGGGAGTAG
- a CDS encoding methyltransferase, with translation MTNNTGTWVAIGPAGAVGSIHRAADGFQVELYGRGRTGGLYPSLESAKGAVHAALGPLAARPEFRAH, from the coding sequence ATGACGAACAACACCGGGACCTGGGTCGCGATCGGTCCGGCCGGTGCGGTGGGCAGCATCCACCGTGCCGCGGACGGCTTCCAGGTCGAGCTCTACGGACGAGGGCGCACCGGCGGGCTCTACCCGTCGCTCGAGTCGGCGAAGGGCGCGGTCCACGCCGCGCTCGGGCCGCTCGCGGCGCGGCCCGAGTTCCGAGCGCACTAG
- a CDS encoding acyltransferase family protein, translating to MHTRTLRSDVQGLRGIAVAAVVLDHAFHWPSGGFLGVDVFFVLSGFVITAGLLRERARSGRIDLRAFAVRRVRRLAPAAMLVLVTTTAAAWVLLPATRFGSVATDALWSALAVQNWRLASEGTDYFAATTSASPFQHFWSLGVEEQFYLVLPVLMLLLLGRSAGTGRSAEVGRAGLTTVVIAVLTICSLAWAFLAVTRDPGAAYFSTATRAWELGLGVVVALLVRRGRALRPLLAEVLVVIGSVAIIVSIVIGRESIGVPAPLAVVPTIGTALVLIAGTGGPRGVRAAAPLRWRPLVGLGAISYSLYLWHWPFIVLLPLFTSLPMPAIVALSLLAAIASYATVETAFRHRGLVSTLRENRLRLQLGGLTVLTVLTLITVSGTAERLKPLPAVPAAAADAGPAEDDDAFPALRARADAVAAGLAARAWPDTLTPSADAISAAGYADSLTTASDWASTIGCSRIGADWRAAGCTWGPEAETSTDIVLAGDSTGAFSAPGWRALADVSEAGVRVRNAAEIGCPFSTTALRSDAATCATHNAEVLAELERTRPDVLVVTNRFWDENDPSLESIDQDAYQDGIREMIEAARVHVGRVVVVPATPPGYAPTSCTAGTKGPQDCLTSDGVARSQMRALTSALRGVEGTEVLDTTPLWCAFGSCPLLIGDVLTRFDPVHVTPEASHASAPALLELLRQQGILPGVARSTP from the coding sequence ATGCACACCCGAACCCTCCGCTCCGACGTCCAGGGGCTCCGCGGCATCGCGGTGGCCGCAGTCGTCCTCGACCACGCCTTCCACTGGCCGAGCGGCGGGTTCCTCGGTGTCGACGTCTTCTTCGTGCTCTCCGGCTTCGTCATCACGGCCGGTTTGCTGCGCGAACGGGCACGGAGCGGTCGGATCGACCTGCGCGCCTTCGCGGTCCGACGGGTGCGTCGTCTGGCGCCGGCCGCGATGCTCGTGCTCGTCACGACCACCGCGGCGGCGTGGGTACTGCTGCCCGCCACACGCTTCGGGTCGGTCGCGACGGACGCCCTCTGGTCCGCACTCGCGGTGCAGAACTGGCGGCTCGCATCCGAGGGGACCGACTACTTCGCCGCGACGACCTCGGCGTCGCCGTTCCAGCACTTCTGGTCCCTCGGGGTCGAGGAACAGTTCTACCTGGTCCTCCCCGTCCTGATGCTGCTCCTGCTCGGGCGCTCGGCCGGCACCGGGCGCAGCGCCGAGGTCGGACGGGCCGGCCTGACGACCGTGGTGATCGCCGTACTGACCATCTGTTCACTGGCGTGGGCCTTCCTCGCGGTCACCCGCGATCCCGGCGCGGCGTACTTCTCGACGGCGACCCGCGCCTGGGAACTCGGCCTCGGCGTCGTGGTGGCCCTGCTGGTGCGGCGAGGACGCGCACTGCGCCCGTTGCTCGCCGAGGTCCTGGTGGTCATCGGCTCCGTCGCGATCATCGTGTCGATCGTCATCGGACGTGAGTCGATCGGCGTCCCGGCTCCGCTCGCCGTCGTCCCGACGATCGGCACCGCCCTGGTCCTGATCGCGGGCACCGGAGGACCCCGAGGTGTCCGAGCTGCGGCTCCGCTCCGGTGGCGGCCCCTCGTCGGGCTCGGCGCGATCAGCTACTCCCTCTACCTCTGGCACTGGCCGTTCATCGTCCTGCTGCCCCTGTTCACCTCGCTGCCGATGCCCGCGATCGTGGCGCTGTCCCTGCTGGCCGCGATCGCCAGCTACGCGACGGTCGAGACCGCCTTCCGACACCGCGGACTCGTGTCGACGCTGCGTGAGAACCGTCTGCGGCTCCAGCTCGGCGGACTCACCGTCCTGACCGTGCTGACGCTGATCACCGTGTCCGGCACCGCGGAACGACTGAAGCCGCTCCCCGCGGTGCCTGCCGCGGCGGCCGATGCAGGTCCGGCCGAGGACGACGACGCCTTCCCCGCGCTCCGGGCGCGTGCCGATGCCGTCGCCGCAGGTCTGGCCGCGCGTGCGTGGCCGGACACCCTCACGCCGAGCGCCGACGCCATCAGCGCGGCCGGCTACGCGGACTCGCTCACCACCGCCTCGGACTGGGCGTCGACCATCGGGTGCTCGCGGATCGGCGCGGACTGGCGTGCCGCGGGCTGCACGTGGGGCCCGGAGGCGGAGACCAGTACCGACATCGTGCTCGCCGGCGACTCGACGGGGGCGTTCTCGGCGCCGGGATGGCGTGCCCTCGCCGATGTCTCCGAGGCCGGCGTCCGGGTCCGCAACGCCGCAGAGATCGGCTGCCCCTTCTCGACGACCGCGCTCCGATCAGACGCCGCGACGTGCGCCACGCACAACGCCGAGGTGCTCGCCGAACTCGAGCGGACCAGGCCGGACGTCCTCGTCGTCACCAACCGGTTCTGGGACGAGAACGACCCGAGTCTGGAGTCGATCGACCAGGACGCCTACCAGGACGGCATCCGCGAGATGATCGAGGCGGCCCGCGTCCACGTCGGTCGCGTCGTCGTGGTGCCGGCGACGCCGCCGGGCTACGCCCCCACGAGCTGCACCGCAGGCACCAAGGGCCCTCAGGACTGCCTGACCAGCGACGGCGTCGCCCGCTCGCAGATGCGCGCGCTCACCTCGGCGCTGCGCGGCGTCGAAGGCACCGAGGTGCTCGACACGACCCCGCTCTGGTGCGCCTTCGGGTCCTGCCCGCTGCTCATCGGCGACGTCCTGACACGCTTCGATCCCGTGCACGTCACACCCGAGGCATCGCACGCGTCGGCACCGGCGCTGCTCGAGCTGCTCCGTCAGCAAGGCATCCTGCCGGGTGTGGCACGATCGACCCCGTGA
- a CDS encoding thioredoxin family protein, giving the protein MQLDLWTSAFCAPCAAARRVSAEASALVPGLAVTERDVASYPDDAEDLGIRSTPTIIVRREDGAEVFRSPGVPTRDQLLLAIAKAL; this is encoded by the coding sequence ATGCAGCTCGACCTCTGGACGTCCGCTTTCTGTGCGCCGTGCGCCGCCGCCCGACGGGTGTCGGCCGAGGCGTCGGCACTCGTCCCCGGGCTCGCCGTGACCGAACGTGACGTGGCGTCGTACCCCGACGACGCGGAGGACCTCGGCATCCGTTCCACGCCCACGATCATCGTGCGGCGGGAGGACGGAGCCGAGGTCTTCCGTTCACCCGGGGTCCCCACCCGAGACCAGCTCCTGCTGGCGATCGCCAAGGCGCTCTGA
- a CDS encoding N-acetylneuraminate synthase family protein → MTVTIGTSTIGAGHPAYLIGEIGLNHNGDVDIAKQLIDVAADAGLQAVKFQKRTPAIATPEHMKNTPRSTPWGEMTYLEYRYRVEFDRDQYIEIGDHATLRGLDWFASPWDEPSVDFLEDLNVVAYKIASASVTDLGMLAAVAATGKPVILSTGMSTLEQIDAAVDALGTDRLVLMHATSTYPLPAEEANLRMIDTLAHRYSGVPVGYSGHEPGLQISIAAVALGATAVERHITLDRTMWGSDHAASLEPHGLKTLARDIRIIETALGDGVKRIFPGEQAPLAKLRRVGA, encoded by the coding sequence ATGACCGTCACCATCGGCACGTCCACGATCGGCGCGGGCCACCCCGCGTACCTCATCGGCGAGATCGGCCTCAACCACAACGGGGACGTCGACATCGCCAAGCAGCTCATCGACGTCGCAGCCGACGCCGGGCTGCAGGCCGTGAAGTTCCAGAAGCGCACCCCGGCCATCGCCACCCCGGAGCACATGAAGAACACGCCCCGCAGCACCCCGTGGGGCGAGATGACCTACCTGGAGTACCGCTACCGCGTCGAGTTCGACCGCGACCAGTACATCGAGATCGGCGACCACGCGACCCTCCGTGGTCTCGACTGGTTCGCGTCGCCGTGGGACGAGCCGTCCGTGGACTTCCTCGAGGACCTCAACGTCGTCGCGTACAAGATCGCCTCGGCATCGGTGACCGACCTCGGGATGCTCGCCGCCGTCGCCGCGACCGGCAAGCCCGTCATCCTGTCGACGGGCATGTCGACCCTCGAGCAGATCGACGCCGCCGTCGACGCCCTCGGCACCGACCGTCTCGTGCTCATGCACGCCACGTCGACGTACCCGCTCCCCGCCGAGGAGGCGAACCTCCGCATGATCGACACCCTCGCCCACCGCTACTCGGGCGTGCCGGTCGGGTACTCCGGCCACGAACCGGGCCTGCAGATCTCGATCGCCGCTGTGGCCCTCGGCGCGACCGCGGTCGAACGGCACATCACGCTCGACCGCACGATGTGGGGCTCGGACCACGCGGCCTCGCTCGAGCCGCACGGCCTGAAGACCCTGGCGCGGGACATCCGCATCATCGAGACGGCACTCGGCGACGGCGTCAAGAGGATCTTCCCCGGCGAGCAGGCACCGCTCGCGAAGCTGCGTCGCGTCGGCGCGTGA
- the orn gene encoding oligoribonuclease has protein sequence MATANDRLVWIDCEMTGLDLEVDELVEVAVVITDFDLEPVHPGFDIVIKPDQSALDNMNEFVTNMHVTSGLIEEIPNGVSLADAEYQVLEYILEHVPAEGTAPLAGNTIGTDRAFLSKYMPRVDGHLHYRSVDVSSIKELCRRWFPRVYFNSPEKHGGHRALADILESIRELEYYRRAGFVAEPGPTTDDVRAVQAEVVEKWEPRLAQPAAE, from the coding sequence ATGGCAACCGCGAATGACCGCCTCGTCTGGATCGACTGCGAGATGACCGGCCTCGACCTCGAGGTCGACGAACTCGTCGAGGTGGCCGTGGTCATCACCGACTTCGACCTCGAGCCCGTGCACCCCGGATTCGACATCGTCATCAAGCCGGACCAGTCCGCGCTCGACAACATGAACGAGTTCGTGACGAACATGCACGTCACGTCAGGGCTCATCGAGGAGATCCCGAACGGCGTGAGCCTGGCGGACGCCGAGTACCAGGTGCTCGAGTACATCCTCGAGCACGTCCCGGCAGAGGGCACCGCTCCCCTCGCCGGCAACACCATCGGCACCGACCGGGCGTTCCTGTCGAAGTACATGCCCCGCGTCGACGGCCACCTGCACTACCGCAGCGTCGACGTCTCGAGCATCAAGGAGCTCTGCCGCCGCTGGTTCCCGCGCGTGTACTTCAACTCGCCGGAGAAGCACGGCGGGCACCGCGCGCTCGCGGACATACTCGAGTCGATCCGCGAGCTCGAGTACTACCGCCGCGCCGGCTTCGTCGCCGAACCCGGCCCGACCACCGACGACGTCCGCGCCGTCCAGGCCGAGGTCGTCGAGAAGTGGGAACCGCGCCTGGCACAGCCCGCGGCCGAGTGA